CCGATCGGCTGCCTGAACCGCTGCCAGTCGTCGGAGAAGACGCCGCCTCCTATGAAGCAATCCTTGAACGCATGCTGGTCCTCGATCTCCAGGCCATAGGTCATGACCCAGTACACCACCAAGTCATAGTTGAGTGAGATGACAGTGCTGAAGCGTTTCAGGAATTGATAGATGCTCGGCAGGTGCGCGCTGACCTGATCGTATTCCGGGTGAATGTTGCGGACTGTCTGAATGAGGCAGTCTCTGAGACTTACGTAGGCGGCATGGGTTCGGTGGTCCGGGATTTGCAACGACCGATTGACGTTCGACGCCTGCCAGACGATCCGAAGAACCAACTCGAAATCGTTGGTCAGAAAGAACTGGAACAGTCGTTGAGCGTCGTCGGGAAGGAAGCGCTGTTCAACGGCATGCCTGAGCAGTGATCCATAGGAGAAGCTCGGGCTGACGGCAATGCTGGCGCCGTTGCCGAGCAGGATCGTGCATCCGTAGCTTCTGGAGATTTCTTCCCAAGGTCTGATTTCAAACGGCATCTCATTTTCCCTTGCGCATCGAAGTCAATGAGTTCAAGGCCGGTGGCTTCGCGCGAGATGGTTCTTGAGCAGGAACCAGCACATATTGAGCGCGAAGGAGCGACCAAGCCGCGTCATCTGGTCTTCCGGGATGCCGACCGGGCGATGGGCGCCAGGGCTTAGAAAACCGAACACGCCAGCCAGCCCCTTTTCCTCTTCGACCGTGATCTCGCCGCTGCTGCGGAGGAACGAAAGCACTTCGCCCCATTTTGACGGGTTGTAGGTGGTGGGACTCTGCTGCAGCGAAGCGACATGGGTGGCCACGTCAACGGCCAAGGTTTCCAGCGCCACGCGGGCGTTGACGAGCGATGCGTTGTAGTCGGGCGGCGTCGCCCGGAATACCTCGGCCGAGTCGTTGATCTTGGCGATGATGTCCTGCGCACGGGGGGCGCCGGAGTTCTGCAATGCCGTAACCAGGTCATTCTCTAGGGGCGCGGCATCGGCAATCGATGGATCGGTCTGGACCAGTTTCTTTTCCTAGATGATGTAGCCGTCCAGCAGCAGGCACTGCGCCAGGTCGTGCATGCGCTCGTCAAACCGATACTTCGGATTGACTCTGGCCCGAAGATCGCCTGTGGTTGCAACCACCTCGGACAGCGCCAGCATGAGTGTGCGGTCATCAAGTCCGCGCAGCGTGTTTAGTAGGTCGTACAGCAGTTGCCCCCTCGGCAGCGACAGGTGCTGAACGCCGTACTTGCCCAATATCACGACACACACGGTGGGCTCCTGCAGTTCAAGGAATTGAGCAAGTGAATAACGAGTCCTGACTCCGGTCATGCTGCTTATCTCGTTCTAGGAAGATGGCTTAGGGGCAAGCCATTTCACAGATTGGAAAAACAACAAGTTATAGATCGAAGTAGTGCTCAAGTCCATGACGATTGGTCTTCCATGGACCTCAATGGTGCTATACCACTGGTATAAAACGCGCACGACTAGCGCACGGTGAGCGGCTGACGGCTGGTCCAGCCGCTCACACGATCCTGCGCAGCGACTACTCGTCGTGGGGCTGCTCCAGGGTCTGTCCCTTGGCACTCAGCGTTACATCCTCGACGCGATACGGCAGGATGCCAACCCGGCGCGCTTCGATCTTGAAGGTCACGCGCTCGTTCTCGTCGGCGTCTTCCCATTCGTCGCGCACGGTGCGGCCTTCGACCAGCACGCGCATGCCCTTCTGGTACAGCGTGCTCCAGTGTTCGGCGTCGCGATGCCACAGCTCCACCGGCGCCCAGAAACCTCCACGGTCCTCGAAAGTGCCATCCTTCATCGGCACCGGGTTGTCGAAGTAGACGTTCAGGCGCAGCAGCCGGCGCGGCTCGTCGTTGCCGTTGGCAAACTCGCGATAGTCTGGCGCAGAGCCGATGTTGCCCTCGCCGAAGAAATGCGTGCTCATGGTGACTCCTTGGAAATGGTGGGGTTGATCGAGGCAGCATTCCCCTGGATACGCCGCAGGTAAGCCGCTTCGGCCTGGGCCATCTTTCCGGCGCAGTCCAGGGTCTGGCGGGCGATGCTGTGCGTGAGGCTGATCTGCATGTTCATCGCGATGCGCTGTAGCTCCATGGCGTAGAGGTCGTCGATCAGCGACGTCGGTGTCACGGGATCGGCCAGCAGCGCCTCCCACAAGGCGACGCCCATGTTGGAACGGTCGAGGTTGCGCCAGCGCAAGAAGGTCGTGCCTGCGCCGGTGGTCTGCTGGGCCAGTTGCACACCGAGCAGGCTGAAGGGATAGCCGCGTGCCTGGGGCAGCACCCGCCGCTGCGCCAGCGCGATCAGGCCGTCACGCAATGCCGAGCACTGGTTGGCCCAGGCCTCCAAACGTCCCTTACCCTTAAAAGGCTGTAAAAGGCCTTTTAGGTAGGCTGCGTGTTCCAGGCGCTGGAAGTCCGCCTGTTCCAGCGGCGTGAAGCGTGTCGGTGCGCTGGTGAGTGTGGATTTCGTCATGCTGGCTCATCCTCATCGGACCCGGTGCCGTCGTCGTTCGCGTCGTTCGCGTCGTTTTCCGTGGTTTCGTCGGCTGGCGCAGCGCTCGGGGTATCCGTCCTTTCCTGCCTGCCATCCTGCGATGACCGGCGGTTGATCGGCGGCGCGAAGCGCGAGCGGCGCGTGCCTTTGAGTACGTCGGTCGGTAGCTCGCCGAACTTCTCCAATGCCGCGCGCGCCGCTGCGTTCTTCGCCGCGAAGTCGTCGCGCGTCGTGCCGGAATAGCGGTACTGTTGGGCCAGGGAAAACAGGCTGCGCAGCGCATGCGCACCGTCGTTGAGCCAGCGCTCCAGGGTGCTGCGATCGATCAATGCTGTGTGATGCGCCAGAATCAGGCGCCGTGCCAGATCGTCGTAGTCGGCCAGCAGGTAGACCGCCATGAAGCCCAACTGAGAATTGACGAACAGAGGCAGCTTGACCGGCTGCACGTTGAGGTTCTCGCCGAGGCTGAGTGCGGACGGCACATCGGCCAAGGCCTGGTCAACTTGTTCGCGCAACGTCTGCAGGCGCGTCTTGGTGTCGGCGATCTTTTCCTCGATGCGCAGCATCCACCAGTCCGAGTAGGGGTCGTCCTGCTCGGCGCCGCGCTTGAGCTTGTTCATGATGGAGATGAAGCCGTTCAGGCCGATGATGCCGGGCCGGCCTTCGGCAGGCGCGCGACCGTGCCAGATGCGTGAGGCGTGATGCGTGTGCAGCGTCAGCACCATCGCGCTGCGCAGCGACCCGAGGTTCAGTTGCAAGGTTTCGTTTGCCATGTGGGCGACTCGCTGTGAATGGACGAGTCGCCAGCATCGACAAGCAGTGGAAGGCTGTCAGTCAACAAACCGCATTGCGTCGCTGCCTGTTTGCAGAGTCAGGAAGGTAGTCTGTTGCGTTATGCCACTGGTATAGCTCGCTGGCTTCAAGGCTCCTTGAACAGATCGTGTAGGCGAGTCAGATGCTGCTGCGCGGCTTCGTGATCGATTGTGGGCGGAGACCAGTCGCGCTCCGGAGCGCGCAACGATTCCAGAGAAGACGGTGAGATAGCGGTCAGTGCATGTTTCGGTTGACCGGCCCAGACATGGAACTCGCCCTTGATTGCCTTCTGGATGACGCCGAAGAGATAACCGGCGGGATTGCGGATGCCGCCGGCCTGGCAGCGGGCCGCCCATTCGTCGAGCACTGCCTGTTGCAGCGTGTCGTCCACCCGTTGAAGTGCGACCAGTGCGCCGGACTGCTGTTCTTCCTTCAAGGCAAGAAAGCGATGAGGCAGATGAAGGTTTTCTCGCGCGCACGGTACTGTACGTATTTTATTATTTTTAATACTTTCTTTACGTACTGTACGGTCCTGCTTCGGACTCCGAAGAAGGCCGTCTGACGGGGCTTTGCGGCCTACTTCGGATTCCGAGGACTGCGGTCCTCCGTTCCGAAGAGGGACTTTCGGGCCTTCTTCGGTTTCGTGAATCGCCCCGTCCTGTGGATAACTTTCGAGAGCGCTCCAGCTCTGGCTTGCCAACCGCTGCGCCAGCACCTGCAGGCGTGTGGGTAGGGCGTGGCCGTTGAGCAGTGGATCTTCGGTGACCTCCTGGAGTGTGCGGACGCCGACATGTTGCACCGCCTTGCTCGCATGCGTCAGCGCCAGGCTTACCAGGTTCAGGTAGTCGGGATCGAGGTGCATGGCCTCGAAGGGCGTCAGCGGCTCATCGTGCAAAACGTACAGATTGCCTTGGATGCGCCCGGTGCGCCGATCACGCCGATGCCGCACCAGGCTGAGCCAGCGCGTCAGGCGCAGCAGCGTGAGCGCGCGCGCCACTGTCTCGTGGGACGCTTTTGGCGCGCAAGGCGTAGAGGCCAGGTAGGGACGGAGCTGTTCGTAGGTGGGAAATGCCGTGATACCGTCGTCGTCGAGCAGCAGCCGGAACACCTGCCAGGCGTTGCGTTCCAGCGGTGTGAGGCGATGATCGAAGAACAGCGCACGCGGCACGCTCTCATGGCGGTTGCCGCTGAACAGGAATCCATCGCTGGCCGTCGGCCCGGCCTGTCGGGGCGGCAGGCCTTGAGCGGCCTCGTCCAGCAGGGCGGATAGAGAGATCGGACTGCCTCTCCAATGAGGCTTGTCGATCGCCATGGTCTACACCAATCCCTGATCGATCCAGCCCCGAATCGTCGCCCAGATGACGGAGGCCGGCAAGGCGAGTTCTTCGGCAAGATCGAGGGTGAGATCGAGCATCGCCATGTCGTCGTCCAGCGCGATGCCGCGTTGCTCGACGGCGGGCTTCCAGAGCCCCCACAAGCCGGTGTCCTGCTCCTCGCTCAATACGGGGTGGCGGCCCTTGCGTTTCGGCAGGCCGAGAACGTCCCGGCGCAACGCCACTTCCTGATGAGTTAGGCCGTAGAACTTGCTGACCATCGCTGTGCTCGCGCCCAGGCGGAGCATGCGATCGACGGTGGCAATCTCCTTCTCGACGTCCTCCACCTGGTTCAACAGACGTTGCAGCACCTCGCGGTTCACCTTGACCGAGCACCAGGACACAGTGGCGTTGACCAGCATGCTGACCAGCTCCGGGTGTTTGAGTGCGTCCAGCTCCCGGTCGCCGAAGCCCATGGCCTTGCAGCGGCGCAACTGGCCGTTGCGCAGATCGTGCAGCGCCTGGGCGATTACGGCCTGGTTGAGTGGATGTGGTGCCGACATCGCGCCTCCCCCGGCCTTACGGTTCGGTGGAGGCGTGCGCGCCCGATGCCGTGCCGGATTCCAGCTCCAGCAGCCGGCGCGCGAGCCGTAGCAGGCGAAAGAGTTTGACCAAGCCGCTGTCGCTCAGGCGCGAGGCCTGCGCCTTGTCGCCATTCTTTCGACCCTGCAGCAGCGGCCCCAGGGCATCGGTCAGGCGCAGGTTGTCGAGTGCGGTAGGTGCTGCGGCCGCCGGCCGGTATCCCGCGCTGAGGGCGTGCAGCAGGGTGAGCGTCGCGCGGGCGATGAGCGGCATCGCCTGCGGGTCCGTCGATAGGGTGCCTATGTCGCAAAGGAAGCCGATGCCGTCGTCGATCGCCTCGA
Above is a genomic segment from Pseudomonadales bacterium containing:
- a CDS encoding DUF4917 family protein, which produces MPFEIRPWEEISRSYGCTILLGNGASIAVSPSFSYGSLLRHAVEQRFLPDDAQRLFQFFLTNDFELVLRIVWQASNVNRSLQIPDHRTHAAYVSLRDCLIQTVRNIHPEYDQVSAHLPSIYQFLKRFSTVISLNYDLVVYWVMTYGLEIEDQHAFKDCFIGGGVFSDDWQRFRQPIGRERSTTLVFHAHGSLVLCRNLVEQELKIHNRDAGLLEAILQLWQSESVVPLFVSEGTWQQKVTSIQNSYYLSTVYREVLKSPRNTLVVYGWGFAEQDLHLLQRMSGTGINRVAVSVFRGDQAYCNRVFQTIRDTLGWHVEVEFFDSESPGCWIHADQQGLRPVL
- a CDS encoding single-stranded DNA-binding protein, whose protein sequence is MSTHFFGEGNIGSAPDYREFANGNDEPRRLLRLNVYFDNPVPMKDGTFEDRGGFWAPVELWHRDAEHWSTLYQKGMRVLVEGRTVRDEWEDADENERVTFKIEARRVGILPYRVEDVTLSAKGQTLEQPHDE
- a CDS encoding DUF3158 family protein codes for the protein MTKSTLTSAPTRFTPLEQADFQRLEHAAYLKGLLQPFKGKGRLEAWANQCSALRDGLIALAQRRVLPQARGYPFSLLGVQLAQQTTGAGTTFLRWRNLDRSNMGVALWEALLADPVTPTSLIDDLYAMELQRIAMNMQISLTHSIARQTLDCAGKMAQAEAAYLRRIQGNAASINPTISKESP
- a CDS encoding TIGR03761 family integrating conjugative element protein codes for the protein MANETLQLNLGSLRSAMVLTLHTHHASRIWHGRAPAEGRPGIIGLNGFISIMNKLKRGAEQDDPYSDWWMLRIEEKIADTKTRLQTLREQVDQALADVPSALSLGENLNVQPVKLPLFVNSQLGFMAVYLLADYDDLARRLILAHHTALIDRSTLERWLNDGAHALRSLFSLAQQYRYSGTTRDDFAAKNAAARAALEKFGELPTDVLKGTRRSRFAPPINRRSSQDGRQERTDTPSAAPADETTENDANDANDDGTGSDEDEPA
- a CDS encoding DUF2857 domain-containing protein; translation: MSAPHPLNQAVIAQALHDLRNGQLRRCKAMGFGDRELDALKHPELVSMLVNATVSWCSVKVNREVLQRLLNQVEDVEKEIATVDRMLRLGASTAMVSKFYGLTHQEVALRRDVLGLPKRKGRHPVLSEEQDTGLWGLWKPAVEQRGIALDDDMAMLDLTLDLAEELALPASVIWATIRGWIDQGLV